In one window of Phoenix dactylifera cultivar Barhee BC4 unplaced genomic scaffold, palm_55x_up_171113_PBpolish2nd_filt_p 000511F, whole genome shotgun sequence DNA:
- the LOC120106274 gene encoding peroxisome biogenesis protein 22-like, with amino-acid sequence MAALTSPAADSGRDELVDLIQRFVESLAEVCERLPFHVHREKLRSITTLAALAIAIIFAWNFLHPSNLQLTLGQLVRQRLCEGRKVTCRLLGVILEETSPEEIQKHATVRSSVLEVLLEIAKHCDLYLMERILDDEARVLSTLKDAGVFTSGGLVTDKVLFCSTENGCSSFVRQLEPDWHIDSNPEIIFPLARFIKYELYISPSRPERTASNVFTSTSLEQFFGVSA; translated from the exons ATGGCGGCGTTGACTTCCCCCGCGGCCGACTCGGGCAGGGACGAACTCGTCGATCTGATCCAGAGGTTCGTGGAATCGCTCGCGGAGGTGTGCGAACGTCTTCCCTTCCACGTCCATCGCGAG AAGCTTCGTTCCATCACAACTCTTGCTGCTCTTGCCATTGCAATTATCTTTGCTTGGAATT TTCTTCACCCCTCTAATTTGCAGCTGACCCTGGGGCAATTAGTAAGGCAAAGACTTTGTGAAGGGAGGAAg GTCACTTGTCGGTTGCTTGGTGTAATTCTTGAGGAGACTAGTCCAGAGGAGATCCAG AAGCATGCAACTGTGAGATCTTCTGTGCTAGAAGTATTATTGGAGATCGCAAAACACTGTGATCTTTATCTCATGGAAAGGATTCTCGATGATGAAGCGAG GGTTCTGTCAACTTTGAAGGATGCTGGAGTTTTTACATCTGGTGGTCTGGTTACTGATAAG GTTCTCTTTTGCAGCACTGAAAATGGGTGCTCATCTTTTGTGCGGCAACTGGAACCTGATTGGCATATTGATTCAAATCCTGAGATCATATTCCCATTGGCT AGGTTCATCAAATATGAACTGTATATTTCGCCAAGCAGACCTGAACGTACAGCTTCTAATGTTTTCACCTCGACAAGCTTGGAGCAGTTCTTTGGTGTTTCAGCTTGA